A genomic region of Gouania willdenowi unplaced genomic scaffold, fGouWil2.1 scaffold_282_arrow_ctg1, whole genome shotgun sequence contains the following coding sequences:
- the LOC114459282 gene encoding uncharacterized protein LOC114459282, whose product MRASQDMTVPTLEAEQALLASQASAAVPGSSAAPSPQATAFVPPIPPVIPLLPVTQSHVASSSASAAPSPAVTALLPHSTQTVSPAEQSTSAPSTDPSPHSSSCHDWVGPDNIEGYGAVQDLADYLAGLRDHRLALTQEECSQVNALLQELGEYDKKKTVYPARHQTSLSKGQFRATKKIVAPGVESTKRSFIVAHSPAQWPDCNRVVEAIFVKLFAIYPSTVRCEGKKLSRYTVVIRAYKNIRECVVTNARLMSETIIQLPEVNAATVSQWYCRRCKAQEQDILKQGLPALQAPMAAPSRLPPALQKGQTFTFGSLAQPHPSVLPPNTAGQAQLKGRPPSQPPPPPQTLLFFHPVPPAPPKPFITSPLTFQTQVTPQAVPYTTQQYRKRQMEAKQSGIFKRKYTKKKDTIVCSKCKKDRNPPTHRQYFGNWFCEETETQSYDEWRALLEECNYGKK is encoded by the exons ATGAGGGCTTCACAGGACATGACAGTACCCACACTAGAGGCAGAGCAAGCACTTCTCGCCTCACAAGCATCTGCAGCTGTTCCTGGTTCCTCAGCAGCTCCATCTCCTCAGGCTACTGCCTTTGTGCCTCCCATTCCCCCCGTTATCCCTCTGTTGCCAGTGACTCAGTCACATGTCGCCTCATCATCAGCTTCTGCAGCTCCTTCACCTGCTGTGACCGCTCTGCTCCCCCATTCCACACAAACAGTTTCTCCTGCAGAACAGTCTA cATCAGCGCCATCTACTGATCCATCTCCACACTCCTCCTCATGCCAT gaTTGGGTTGGCCCTGATAACATTGAAGGGTATGGCGCAGTGCAGGATCTGGCTGATTACTTGGCTGGACTAAGAGACCACCGTCTTGCGCTGACTCAGGAGGAATGTAGTCAGGTCAATGCTCTGTTGCAGGAACTGGGGgagtatgacaaaaaaaaaactgtctaccCAGCTCGACACCAGACCAGCCTGAGCAAGGGACAATTCCGGGCTACGAAGAAGATTGTGGCTCCAGGTGTGGAGAGCACCAAAAG GTCTTTCATCGTGGCTCACAGTCCTGCACAGTGGCCCGACTGCAACAGAGTGGTTGAGGCGATCTTTGTCAAGCTTTTTGCCATCTACCCGAGCACTGTGCGctgtgagggaaagaagctgtcaAGATACACTGTGGTGATACGCGCGTACAAAAACATCAGGGAGTGCGTAGTCACAAACGCCAGGCTGATGAGCGAGACCATTATACAGCTGCCTGAAGTAAATGCTGCAACAGTTTCACAGTG gtactgtaggcgGTGCAAGGCACAGGAGCAGGATATTTTAAAGCAGGGTCTTCCAGCTTTACAGGCCCCAATGGCAGCTCCATCAAGACTTCCACCTGCCCTGCAGAAaggacaaacttttacatttggCTCTTTAGCTCAGCCTCATCCTTCTGTGCTGCCACCGAACACTGCTGGGCAGGCACAACTTAAAGGAAGACCACCATCTcagccaccaccaccaccacagacaTTGCTCTTTTTTCATCCTGTTCCACCTGCCCCTCCAAAACCCTTCATTACTTCCCCTCTAACATTTCAGACACAGGTAACACCTCAAGCGGTTCCCTACACCACACAGCAGTATAGGAAAAGACAAATGGAGGCAAAGCAGTcaggtatttttaaaagaaaatacaccaaaaagaaaGACACTATAGTTTGCAGCAAGTGCAAAAAGGACAGGAACCCTCCTACACATCGCCAGTATTTTGGCAACTGGTTTTGTGAAGAGACTGAGACTCAGTCCTATGATGAGTGGAGGGCTTTACTGGAGGAGTGCAATTATggcaaaaagtaa